In Scophthalmus maximus strain ysfricsl-2021 chromosome 5, ASM2237912v1, whole genome shotgun sequence, a single window of DNA contains:
- the adcyap1b gene encoding adenylate cyclase activating polypeptide 1b isoform X2 — MASSSKATLILLIYGILMHYSVFCTPIGLSYPKIRLENDAFDEDGNSLSDMGFDSDQIAIRSPPSLSDDSYSLYYPPEKSEDNSMEDESEPLSKRHSDGIFTDSYSRYRKQMAVQKYLAAVLGRRYRQRVRNKGRRLAYL, encoded by the exons ATGGCCAGTTCGAGTAAAGCGACTTTAATCTTGCTCATCTACGGAATCTTAATGCACTACAGCGTCTTCTGCACACCTATCGGACTAAGTTACCCTAAGATTAG ACTTGAAAACGACGCCTTCGACGAGGATGGGAATTCACTATCCGACATGGGCTTCGATAGCGACCAGATTGCCATACGAAGCCCACCGTCCCTGAGCGACGACTCGTACTCCCTGTACTACCCGCCGGAGAAGAG tGAAGACAACAGCATGGAGGACGAGTCGGAGCCCTTGTCCAAAAGACACTCGGACGGGATCTTCACCGACAGCTACAGTCGCTACAGGAAGCAGATGGCCGTGCAGAAGTACCTGGCGGCGGTGCTGGGACGCAGGTACAGACAGAGAGTTAGGAACAAAGGACGTCGACTCGCCTATTTGTAG
- the adcyap1b gene encoding adenylate cyclase activating polypeptide 1b isoform X1, with translation MASSSKATLILLIYGILMHYSVFCTPIGLSYPKIRLENDAFDEDGNSLSDMGFDSDQIAIRSPPSLSDDSYSLYYPPEKRAERHAEEELDRALREILGQLTARHYLHSLMTIRAGEDNSMEDESEPLSKRHSDGIFTDSYSRYRKQMAVQKYLAAVLGRRYRQRVRNKGRRLAYL, from the exons ATGGCCAGTTCGAGTAAAGCGACTTTAATCTTGCTCATCTACGGAATCTTAATGCACTACAGCGTCTTCTGCACACCTATCGGACTAAGTTACCCTAAGATTAG ACTTGAAAACGACGCCTTCGACGAGGATGGGAATTCACTATCCGACATGGGCTTCGATAGCGACCAGATTGCCATACGAAGCCCACCGTCCCTGAGCGACGACTCGTACTCCCTGTACTACCCGCCGGAGAAGAG AGCAGAGAGGCATGCTGAGGAAGAATTAGATAGAGCCTTGAGGGAGATCCTGGGTCAGTTAACAGCGAGACATTATCTGCATTCTCTGATGACAATTCGTGCAGG tGAAGACAACAGCATGGAGGACGAGTCGGAGCCCTTGTCCAAAAGACACTCGGACGGGATCTTCACCGACAGCTACAGTCGCTACAGGAAGCAGATGGCCGTGCAGAAGTACCTGGCGGCGGTGCTGGGACGCAGGTACAGACAGAGAGTTAGGAACAAAGGACGTCGACTCGCCTATTTGTAG